From the genome of Uranotaenia lowii strain MFRU-FL chromosome 1, ASM2978415v1, whole genome shotgun sequence, one region includes:
- the LOC129739036 gene encoding uncharacterized protein LOC129739036, protein MARLHEAIYIRGSESKKPNEWLSLISCYNIEGTEFKRQSKPESPRLCLKGGTFYQDSDPPIRSYYKDFYGLGHKSHNGHQRPFAAPLIQKQRYPSDPSNPFSNFRDFADINVSNDAGQYSEYYVVYANKHSEEKPLKNKINHKSDKNVIRNIKDQLDIIDKEIKDEHKKHKLSKTKVKLFKSKNQFKFKSTFQSVSNSPADNDFMLALS, encoded by the coding sequence atggcccggcttcatgaagcaatatacattcgaggcagcgaatccaaaaaacctaacgaatggctctcactcatctcctgttacaacattgagggaaccgaattcaaaaggcagagcaaacccgagtctcctcgtttgtgcctgaaAGGTGGCACTTTTTATCAGGACAGCGATCCCCCGATCAGATCTTACTACAAAGATTTTTATGGTCTTGGACATAAAAGTCACAACGGGCATCAGAGGCCATTCGCTGCCCCACTTATACAAAAGCAACGCTATCCATCAGACCCATCCAATCCATTCTCCAACTTTCGGGACTTTGCAGATATCAATGTATCGAACGATGCTGGTCAATATTCTGAATATTATGTCGTTTACGCTAATAAACACAGTGAAGAAAAacccttaaaaaataaaatcaaccataaatcaGATAAGAATGTAATACGGAACATAAAAGACCAGCTAGATATTATCGATAAGGAAATTAAGGATGAACACAAAAAACACAAGCTAAGTAAAACTAAagttaaacttttcaaaagcaaaaatcaGTTCAAGTTTAAATCAACCTTCCAGTCGGTTTCGAATTCCCCCGCCGAtaacgatttcatgttggctcTAAGTTAG
- the LOC129749953 gene encoding uncharacterized protein LOC129749953: MKTKLCLFVTLILGSLQVFPTEADSVPESDQERESTDDGVIIESNLRSYDGVTQATVRRSTSVSSIQLPSYVPPHIYYETTRPGDAVPFSGSGLEKNAAASESLYPSFLRNSRHYFPTSDVDRFRPITTTARAKFVEPSILGSGDFGILKGGTFYQDSDPPIRSYYKDFYGLGHKSHNGHQRPFAAPLIQKQRYPSDPSNPFSNFRDFADINVSNDAGQYSEYYVVYANKHSEEKPLKNKINHKSDKNVIRNIKDQLDIIDKEIKDEHKKHKLSKTKVKLFKSKNQFKFKSTFQSVSNSPADNDFMLALS, translated from the coding sequence AAAGAGAAAGTACAGACGACGGAGTGATTATTGAATCGAACCTTCGCAGTTATGATGGTGTAACGCAAGCCACCGTTAGGCGATCAACATCGGTCAGCTCGATACAACTGCCATCGTACGTGCCACCGCATATCTACTACGAGACAACGAGACCTGGGGATGCGGTTCCATTCTCCGGAAGCGGACTCGAGAAAAATGCCGCGGCCTCTGAAAGCCTTTATCCGTCATTTTTGAGAAACTCCCGACACTATTTTCCAACGTCGGACGTAGATCGATTCAGGCCGATTACGACAACTGCACGGGCAAAATTTGTTGAACCCTCAATTTTAGGATCAGGCGATTTTGGCATCTTGAAAGGTGGCACTTTTTATCAGGACAGCGATCCCCCGATCAGATCTTACTACAAAGATTTTTATGGTCTTGGACATAAAAGTCACAACGGGCATCAGAGGCCATTCGCTGCCCCACTTATACAAAAGCAACGCTATCCATCAGACCCATCCAATCCATTCTCCAACTTTCGGGACTTTGCAGATATCAATGTATCGAACGATGCTGGTCAATATTCTGAATATTATGTCGTTTACGCTAATAAACACAGTGAAGAAAAacccttaaaaaataaaatcaaccataaatcaGATAAGAATGTAATACGGAACATAAAAGACCAGCTAGATATTATCGATAAGGAAATTAAGGATGAACACAAAAAACACAAGCTAAGTAAAACTAAagttaaacttttcaaaagcaaaaatcaGTTCAAGTTTAAATCAACCTTCCAGTCGGTTTCGAATTCCCCCGCCGAtaacgatttcatgttggctcTAAGTTAG